Proteins encoded together in one Prunus dulcis chromosome 3, ALMONDv2, whole genome shotgun sequence window:
- the LOC117621799 gene encoding uncharacterized protein LOC117621799 has protein sequence MITEEEKFQGKALSISHTKTAISTIKEKFSEQQLRRFEESCFGHLLLIEDLKWTSPIVHGLLLRKADPKTVSQVNGIKFIVGNKVIQFTAQQFCIVTGLRFGNLPFIPIPTNENCSLKRKYFGNDKTVNLLELEKAFLDCADADDVLKLGFVYFAVFVLLGSEKHVHIDMRYLKLAKDLEEFGKYPWDAVCYAKTNASLLRALCVD, from the coding sequence ATGATTacagaggaagaaaagttCCAAGGAAAAGCATTGTCCATATCCCATACAAAGACTGCAATCAGTACCATAAAGGAGAAATTCAGTGAGCAACAGCTACGAAGGTTTGAAGagagttgttttggtcatctcCTACTGATTGAGGACCTGAAGTGGACTTCGCCAATTGTCCACGGCTTGTTGCTGAGGAAGGCTGATCCGAAGACAGTTTCCCAAGTGAACGGGATCAAATTCATCGTTGGCAATAAGGTGATCCAATTCACGGCGCAGCAATTTTGCATCGTGACAGGGCTAAGGTTTGGAAACCTTCCCTTTATTCCGATTCCCACTAATGAGAACTGCTCATTGAAAAGGAAGTACTTTGGCAACGATAAAACTGTCAACCTTTTGGAATTAGAAAAAGCCTTCCTCGACTGCGCTGATGCGGACGATGTATTGAAGCTCGGATTTGTATACTTTGCTGTGTTTGTGCTGTTGGGCAGTGAAAAACATGTCCACATTGACATGCGATATTTGAAGTTGGCGAAAGACCTTGAAGAGTTTGGGAAGTATCCATGGGATGCTGTGTGTTATGCCAAGACAAATGCGTCACTTCTGAGGGCACTTTGTGTAGATTAG
- the LOC117621800 gene encoding uncharacterized protein LOC117621800: MAVGFKFKLLQSTPYYAQANGQTESNNKVLINIIKKMLEKNLKQWHEKLSKTLRAYRTSKIDATGMTPYALTYGHDAVLLPMEIAVQSLKIAQQHNQVGEDYSQAMLLELEGLDTSRIDTLNKLLAEKQAVARAYNKRVRNKSFEEGEIVWKAVLPLGTHVAGHGKWSSTWEGLFIIKQVLGLGTYRLQDQDKDIYATPINGKWLKKFNPTMWDSQAVQTDPGIEEEKDGIVV, from the coding sequence ATGGCAGTAGGATTTAAGTTCAAACTACTTCAATCCACTCCTTATTATGCTCAAGCTAATGGACAGACAGAATCAAATAACAAGGTACTCATCAACATTATCAAGAAAATGCTTGAGAAAAATCTAAAGCAATGGCATGAGAAATTATCAAAAACTCTCAGGGCATATAGAACTTCAAAGATTGATGCAACTGGCATGACCCCATATGCTCTAACCTATGGCCATGATGCAGTTCTACTACCTATGGAAATAGCAGTCCAATCTCTCAAAATTGCTCAGCAACACAATCAGGTTggagaagactactctcaagCAATGCTGCTAGAACTAGAAGGTTTAGACACAAGCAGAATTGATaccctcaacaaactcttagCAGAGAAACAGGCTGTAGCAAGGGCCTATAACAAAAGAGTTAGAAACAAGAGttttgaagaaggagaaatCGTCTGGAAAGCAGTTCTGCCCCTTGGAACACATGTAGCTGGTCATGGAAAATGGTCATCCACATGGGAAGGTCTTTTCATAATAAAGCAAGTCCTTGGATTGGGGACATATAGGTTACAGGACCAAGATAAAGACATCTATGCTACACcaatcaatggaaaatggttgAAGAAGTTCAATCCAACCATGTGGGATTCACAAGCAGTGCAAACAGACCCTGGAATcgaagaagaaaaggatggAATTGTTGTTTGA